GGCGACGCCCAACATGAAAAGGTGAAGCACCTGTCCGGGATCTGCCGGATGTATCCTCCGGTACTGCTGGTCGAGCCCGTCAAGCAGCGCCGCAACCGGCGCAAAGCTCTCGGGCAGCGTGTCTGAGTTCTCCGGGGGAGGGCCGGCGAAATCATCCGTCAGCATCGCCCCGATGAGCTTGCCGGTCGATCGATCCCTCGCTACGATCGTGAGCCCGTCGCCTGCGGCCCGTCGGCCGTACAAATTGACTATCTCACGCACCGTCGTGATAGACAAACCGGCAGCGACCGCCGGAGGCTCGTACCGGCTGAAGACGTCCGCCAACAACTCCGCCATCTCTTCGATATCGGCAGTCTCCGGCAGACCGTAGATAATATTCTGCTCCTGAGTTACATCAATCATCCGGACCTATTCGCCGAATTCATAGTTGCCCCAGGATTTCGCCCTGCGTGCGATCGACAAGGACCATCCCGGTTCGCTGCGCGGGGACGGTTACATTCAGAGCTGTGCCGGTTTCCAGGTGCGTCAGATGGAGCCGTGTGTCTCTGTCGGATTCTGAGACGAGCGTATAAAGCACAGCATCTTCGTACAATGACGTGAGGACAAGGACGCCTGATTTCTTCGGTTCGATCTTGAACGGGGGGGATA
The sequence above is a segment of the Bacteroidota bacterium genome. Coding sequences within it:
- a CDS encoding GNAT family N-acetyltransferase yields the protein MIDVTQEQNIIYGLPETADIEEMAELLADVFSRYEPPAVAAGLSITTVREIVNLYGRRAAGDGLTIVARDRSTGKLIGAMLTDDFAGPPPENSDTLPESFAPVAALLDGLDQQYRRIHPADPGQVLHLFMLGVAPDFGGRGIARTLVRLTLANGKKEGYERAITEATGNVSQHVFRALGFVERFHIPYKEFTFRGKRPFESIVGHKSIMLMERSLNAL